The genome window atctatgtgttgcgtcgtgcgcttcgtcgcgcgacgatccattttaatttcaggttgtttaaggtgtaacgccgcgtgcgtATTcatgcgacgttccactttggactcagtttagtcgacgtatgccatcgtgcgtttcgtcgcgcgacgttttacgtcccctcataactaaggcgaagtgtctcgttacgTGCTCAGTCGCGTGACGAGTCGTCaatttcttaatttgttttagagtgctatgttgcgcgtctcgccgcgcgaccaccctttttatttatctccacctgcttataatgactagacatgaaacatgactttactttacgctaaacatagtgtctacattaaatttccttccattaggtgagtggttaatttataatcatgtaacgtgatcgtttctcaactgtcttttcctctttctctcttaaccgtactcgcgagcccgcgtggaatgtctgtttacttattttattctattgtatggtgtactgttcttttgtattaaatatgtggatgtatgtatgtttgcgctcgcatagagaacgatccggtcgaagagcccgaggaattcgcaggagaagcccctgagcagcagtcggttggtggaggcaagtgtcccttgacctatctctgtcctaataaTTATTTAATTCACGTCCCgcattacatatttatacctaaggattgactagcttttgttatccatgtccttgtttacctatttgggtcggattattattgtttagctttttgctattgctcaaactataatcaatgaacatgatgagattatctatgatacgctgttttcccctctcttactatgatgttgtacttgtggtcttcaagggggctcgagcggtttctcgagtgcctctccgtaaggacctgttctatggatgaccgcccgggaaaacagtgcaaccatgagggtggaatgggacgcccttagctgaataattagaggaaccggggtgtagttcgcttagccgttgtgccgtcaatggggttcggtgtatgcggctcgctctgccaaggttgatttgtcccttggggaggagtgcggtacatttaggaaacctaacgggcggttacagcccggggaatctttgtaaaggctacgtagtgaaaccctacctattcaccttggtagtgtttaagggtttggtcggcccgaggcaagagggaatcacggcttgtgggtaaagtgcacaacctctgcagagtgtttgaaaactgatatatcagccgtgctcgcggttatgagcggccaagggagctccaatgattagtggtacttgatcagagacattttggtttacagatgacaatgaggctggttatgattatgcttatggtaatggtaagtggtattctttccgtttggaaagggtactttgggttaataacttgggttaatgctaaaacctggcttcctactagtaagtaataatctgaccaactaaaagcaactgcttgacttatccccacataaagctagtccactacagccaaacaggatgcttgctgagtatgttgatgtgtactcacccttgctctacacaccaaaccccccatccccaggttgtcagcattgcaaccactgctcaggcgaagatgaatctgtggaaggagacttccaggagttccaagactacgacgagttctaggcgtgggttagcggcaacccccagtcggctgcctgtgaaggccgcgtttatctacgtttcttttccgcactttgatttattgtaaggactatatggacgtctcagacgtatgatgtaatcgactattatttccctattAATActgttttgagcactgtgtgatgatgtccatgctatgtaactgctgtgtacgtgaataactgatcctggcacgtacatggttcgcattcggtttaccttctaaaaccgggtgtgacaacgacGTTGTCCTCCTCCTCGTCTAGTGTGTGGAGCCTGTACCGCTCAAGCAGCCAGCGGTGAAGGATCAGCTGGTAGCCGTCGGCGTACACCCAGTAGAGCACGATCGCCATCTCGACATGAATTTAGCACAAACATCTTTCCCAATACCAACAAAAGATTTGCAGCACAAGATCCAGAACCAAGCTACAGACCTCGATGTAGCGTTCGATGAGTTGTCGCTCGAACAGGAGCCCTGTCTTCGTCGACACCACCAGCTCGTTCGGTACCTCGAGCGAGAATAGGGATAAGCAAGACGGGACGAGTCAGCTCACGAAGCGACGGATCAGCTAATCTAGGGTTAGGAGACAGACAtgtgagggagggagaggggcgTTACCTCTGTGGAGTCCAACTCGACGGGAATGCTCATCATATTCATCATCTCCGGTTCTTCCGCATTCACATCGTCGTAACCCACCGCCGAAGGCCTCGACGCGACTGAGAGCGGCGGTGGTGGGAGCGGTCCCGATCTGACGACAGAGACCAGGACCGGGACCGCTTCCGCTCGCGCTTGCGGCGAACGGTTGCAGGCCTTCTCCTTGTCGCGGCGGTGGTCGGCCATTTTGCCGTCGAGAGAAGGGGAGGAGAGTCGGTGTTTTTTATTTTTGCGTGCAGTGGGAGGGGCGGACGCATCGACGTATCCGTCGAATCCAATAAACATTCGAGTCCGCGGCCACGCGTTAGCACGCCATGAGCGGAACTGCCGCGAAACGCGGAGAGGGCCTGAATCGCGTTGAGGTTTTAACTATCTAGATTCATATATATAATATAATTTATTTAACGatgtttgtttgagattatatAGTAATATTTTATATATATTTGGTTAAATTTAAAATTTCGTCGACTCCCCAAATTGAAAAGTGTACTTATTTTGGACGGAGCAtgtaaaaaaatatataaaaaacgGTAGGCGACCACATTTAGTGGATTGGGCAGTAAGTATACTTACTGAACCTCCCCAAAATAATCTACAACACGAACAAGTAGAGATGAACGAATGGAACAATAAATAAGCTACACTATGCCTCTGCTCAGCAATCTGAGTCTGAGTGACTTGACTTTTAGGCCGGAGGGAAGAAGCGGTTGAGGTTGAATGGcaggcggtagaactcctcgttCCTGCTGTCGCCCTTGAACGTCCGGAACCGCTGCCACCACGGCATCCCCCGGTCCATGCCGGCTTGCTTCACCTCCAGCGTGTTGTCCAGGAACACGGCCACCATCAGCCCCACGGTCGGCGGCGACGAGAAGATGGTGTTGATGTAGTCGTTGAACTGCCATTCATGATTCAATCCCAGCCCAGGTCATGTCTCAGGTACTGTTTGACGACCTGGAGATGGAGCCATGAGGATATTGAAATGGGGGCAAAGAGACAGAGACGAACCCATCCAGCTTTCGTGTGCGCAGGACCACGATGAGCAGCCATGGTGTAGCGGAAAAAGTATTCCGGGACGGACAGGCCAAGGAAGATGGAGACGCCGACGATAAAGAGGTTGCGCATGGAGTTCATGTTAGTGAACTGTAGGAAGGACAGCCCCACCGCAGCTGAGAGTCAGAGAAAAGCCGTCAGCCCAGGCAGCATTGCATTGCATTACACCAAAGCACATCATCAGGAAGGAAACAGGATGACCAACCAACTAGCCCGAACAGGACGCAGTACACGGCCGCAAAGATGGTGAACGGGATGGAAGCGAACAAGGCTCCAAATTTCCCTGCAACCGATAAAATAAAATGGAGAGGAGTCAGGAGCCTGCCTCCTCCCTTCGCACGCAGCAGGGACATGTTCTGCTCACCCAGCATGGAGAAAAAGATCATGAAGCCAGCTGAGATCTGTATGACCCGTCGGCTCCCGATCCTTGTCGACCCAAGCAACCCGACGTTCTCCCTgcaatttttttttttttttggccaGCCAAGGAACTAGCATCAAAAGGCTTGTGATAAAAACACATCTGCAGCCGAGTAGTAAAGTATGTATCAAGGCTTGGTTTTGGCATAAGACACTCACACTGAGACAGTGGAGCCAGTCCCCGTTCCAAAGAGCCCGTCAAGGAGGATGCCGATTCCCTGTCGTTCGCAGGAGCATCTCTTTTTTTCAGTTTTGAACGTCTGACGACGGAACGTGAAAGAGAAGAACAATCATGGGCGCAAGAAAGCGTTCACCTGCCACCCAATGCCTCTGCTGAGGATGTGAGCCGGAGGTGGAGTCGCACTCGCAAGACGAGCAGCGGCTTTGTAGGAGGCTGTGGACTGTCCAAGAGAGGCACATTGCGTTAAGGTCAGTTTGGTCCCGCTCCCGAATGGGATTCCAAAACAAAATATGGATCCTCACCTCTACCAGCGAGACCAAAACAGCAGACACAATCCCAAATGACTGGCCGGCGTTGAAGGTCGGCGCACCCCATTGCAGTGGGTAGGGGATCTTAATCCTGTGCGAAGTCAATGGATCAATTATACCAAATGGCAATCCAATATAAATTCCACCATACACTTAACATGATGTTGGGCAAGGGTACTAACCATGGGGCAGAAGAGATGAGATTGGCTCTGTCGGTGCGGCAGTTGTTCTGGGTGACCTCGGCGCTGTTCTTATAGGCTCCACCTGAAGTGAGGATCTGAGCGTACGCCCATACCAACGCGACACAGATGAAAAGGGAGAACCTTTCCAGTATGGGGATTTCTTTTATCTGTATGTTCTTCAGATACTGCGAAACAACCGAAATGCAGAGATCAGGTACGCTTAAACTCGCCAAGATCATGAATTTGGTGCGTAGAGAGAACTGAATAATCTggagttttttttttttgccaGTCAGACCTGAGACAGCACGACAAAGAGGATCAGCATTGGCAGGCCAATCTCAACGCATCTCCCAACCTGATGCAATTATCAGACATCAATCGGATGAGCAAGCCATTCCTCGTCAGCATACCCACGTTGGGAACACGAAATGGGGGTCGGGACAAAGCGAGCGGTACCACAGGGAAACCTCTTTCGAAGAGGCCAAATCCGAGCAGCGCAACCACTGGAGTCATCCCCACTGGGCTGAAGAATCTGACATTGCGTTATGGAACCAACCAGTATTCAGTATAGCCTAGGCACTGTCAAAAGTCAAAACTGAAACGGAACTACTTGGTAGTAGATTGGTAAATTTGGTATTGCTCTTGGAAGGAAAGAGCGAAGTGTGAAGGAAAGCGACCTGGAGAAAATACCCCACAGCTGGCTGTAGCCCAGAATGATCTGAATGCTGGAGGACACTATCAGTGCCCCCTGTATGGCCTTCATGGTCTCGAGGAACCTCTGCTCAACCACAGATGGGGAAAAAAACTTTCAGATTACACACACGCCACCGCCTCCATCAGAAGCAACAGGCAGAACGGACAGTCACAGGCAACTGCTGCTGCTCACCTCATGACCGTCGGGTATCCCAGAAAGCGACGGGTCCTGGATGATGGCCATTATCGGGATGACGAACGCGTAGGAGCCGCCGATGACCGTCGGCAGCCGGGTCCCGAAGAGGGACTGCAGCAGCGTGTTTATCCCCGTCACGAACAGCAGCGTCTGCACCACCCTGACCCTGTCCCCCTGCAAACAGCGACACCAGTCCCCAAGCGAAAGGGGGGAAAAAAGGACCCAAAACATCACATCAGCAAACGGACCGATGCTGCCGGCACGGAGCCGGTGCTGTGGTCAAGAAGCGGAAGGCGGCATGGCACAGGAAGCTCACATCGTCGCCGCCCATCATGGGAACCAACACTGTCGGGATCATCACCGCCGTGCCCAGCGCCAGTATGTAGTGCTGGAAGCCCAGTATGATCGCCTCGCCTGAAATGAAAAGCAAAAAAAAAGACGAAAACACAAAACAGATTCAGAGAACCGAATTCCAACGCGGATGTGAACTCGTTTCAGCTCCAAGCTTGGGTACGCACCCCAGGGAGGGTTGGAGTCGATGCAGTACTCGAACCCCTGGAGCTGCTCCATGGGCGGATGGCTTATCTCCTccggcttcacctccgccatttcCCTACCCCGACGAGTTTTGCCCTCTTGGAGCAAGACAAGAGAGAAGCCGCGGGAAAGAGGACAGGAAGAGAGAGCTCGTGTCTCTCCGCCTCCCAAGAACACGACCTCGCCCCTTAAAATCACCAGACCGAGCGGTTCCTGCGCGCTTTGCTCGCTTCGTCTGCTGCTGGCCCTCTCTTGGAAAAGCAGGAAGAAGCAGAACCCAAGCAAGGTGAAACGTATCCACCGGCGACAGCTAGCCGCCCTTTGCAGGAGAGCGCCGGGACGAAATCTGTTTTGGGAGAAAAGGTTTCGAGGGCGCGGGGACAGGCGGCGCAAGTGGGAGGAGGGGACACCAGCGACGGCGGCTAGCACTAGCAATGGCGAGGTACTGGTCGCCGGCCGGGGCGGGCGTCTTTTGTCTCGTGAGGCTAAGCCCTTTTCCTTTGTTTGCCTTTTATCGTTGCTGGGCTGGGTTTTAACCGCCTTTCAAGTGTTGCTCTTCCTTCCTCCCCTGTCTGCTGTAGGGAACTGGCCGTTGGATTTTTTGCTGTGACCAAATTGCCCCCTCATGTGTCCTGGCGTCCACCACAGCACCTTGCTTTTTCACTTCACCTCGTGCTCGGGCCACTGCTGTGTGCTCTGCTGCAGTTTCAACGTGCTGTTGACTGATGTGTGTTTAGCCTCTTTTGATCAGCAGAAGGATAGTGGTAATAATTGTTTTTAACATTTCAGAAATATCCAAGTTAGCAAAAGGTAGTACGAATAAATGTTGATTCTATTTACGCAAACCTTAAACTTCTGCTTTTTAGGTACCATTTTCAGCCTTGACGACAGTTAACTCCAAAGCATTCAACTCTATAAGAAAAAGGTACTCTGTCGATT of Zea mays cultivar B73 chromosome 8, Zm-B73-REFERENCE-NAM-5.0, whole genome shotgun sequence contains these proteins:
- the LOC100285674 gene encoding solute carrier family 23 member 2, with protein sequence MAEVKPEEISHPPMEQLQGFEYCIDSNPPWGEAIILGFQHYILALGTAVMIPTVLVPMMGGDDGDRVRVVQTLLFVTGINTLLQSLFGTRLPTVIGGSYAFVIPIMAIIQDPSLSGIPDGHERFLETMKAIQGALIVSSSIQIILGYSQLWGIFSRFFSPVGMTPVVALLGFGLFERGFPVVGRCVEIGLPMLILFVVLSQYLKNIQIKEIPILERFSLFICVALVWAYAQILTSGGAYKNSAEVTQNNCRTDRANLISSAPWIKIPYPLQWGAPTFNAGQSFGIVSAVLVSLVESTASYKAAARLASATPPPAHILSRGIGWQGIGILLDGLFGTGTGSTVSVENVGLLGSTRIGSRRVIQISAGFMIFFSMLGKFGALFASIPFTIFAAVYCVLFGLVAAVGLSFLQFTNMNSMRNLFIVGVSIFLGLSVPEYFFRYTMAAHRGPAHTKAGWFNDYINTIFSSPPTVGLMVAVFLDNTLEVKQAGMDRGMPWWQRFRTFKGDSRNEEFYRLPFNLNRFFPPA